A genomic window from Eleginops maclovinus isolate JMC-PN-2008 ecotype Puerto Natales chromosome 9, JC_Emac_rtc_rv5, whole genome shotgun sequence includes:
- the mau2 gene encoding MAU2 chromatid cohesion factor homolog produces MASNVEAPERWYLALLGFAEHFRTSSPPKIRLCVHCLQAVFQFKPPQRIEARTHLQLGSVLYHHTKNSELARSHLEKAWFISQQVPQFEDVKFEAASILSELFCQQNLVDSAKPLLRKAIQISQQTPYWHCRLLFQLAQLHTLEKDLVSACDLLGVGAEYARVVGSEYTRALFLLSKGMLLLMERKLGEVHPLLTLCGTIVENWQGNPIQKESLRVFFLVLQVTHYLDAGQVKSVKPCLKQLQQCIQTISTLHDDEILPSNPADLFHWLPKEHMCVLVYLVTVMHSMQAGYLEKAQKYTDKALMQLEKLKMLDCSPILSTFQVILLEHIIMCRLVTGHKATALQEISQVCQLCQQSPRLFTNHAAQLHTLLGLYCISVNCMDNAEAQFTTALRLTTHQELWTYIVTNLASVYIREGNRHQELYSLLERINPDHNFPVSSHCLRAAAFYIRGLLSFFQGRYNEAKRFLRETLKMSNAEDLNRLTACSLVLLGHIFYVLGNHRESNNMVVPAMQLASKIPDMSVQLWSSALLKDLNKALGNNMDAHEAAQMHQNFSQQLLQDHIAACSLPEHNLISWTDGPPPVQIQAQNGPTTSLASLL; encoded by the exons ATGGCGTCAAACGTAGAGGCCCCGGAGCGCTGGTACCTCGCCCTACTCGGCTTTGCAGAGCATTTCCGAACCTCCAGTCCACCCAAAATCCGGCTCTGCGTGCACTGTCTACAGGCTGTGTTCCAATTTAAACCACCGCAGAGGATCGAGGCCCGAACACACCTTCAGCTGGGCTCGGTTCTCTACCACCACACCAAGAACAGCGAGCTGGCCCGGAGCCACCTGGAGAAAGCG TGGTTTATATCTCAACAAGTCCCGCAGTTTGAAGATGTCAAATTTGAAGCTGCCAGCATTTTGTCGGAACTCTTCTGCCAACAG AATTTGGTGGACTCTGCAAAGCCCCTCCTGCGCAAGGCCATCCAGATTTCACAACAAACACCATACTGGCACTGCAGATTGTTGTTCCAGTTGGCG CAACTTCATACACTGGAGAAAGACTTGGTGTCAGCATGTGACCTGCTGGGTGTTGGAGCTGAGTACGCCCGGGTGGTTGGGTCAGAATACACCAG ggcACTGTTTCTCCTCAGTAAAGGAATG TTGCTGCTAATGGAGAGGAAGCTTGGGGAGGTGCATCCTCTGCTCACACTGTGCGGAACCATTGTAGAAAACTGGCAGGGAAACCCCATCCAGAAGGAGTCCCTCAGGGTCTTCTTCCTTGTCCTACAGGTCACACACTACCTGGATGCTGGTCAG GTAAAGAGTGTAAAGCCGTGtctgaagcagctgcagcagtgCATCCAGACCATTTCTACACTCCACGATGATGAAATTCTGCCCAGCAACCCAGCTGACCTCTTCCACTGGCTGCCAAAGGAGCACATGTGTGTCCTCGTCTATTTG GTGACGGTCATGCACTCCATGCAAGCAGGTTATCTGGAGAAAGCCCAGAAGTACACAGACAAGGCTCTTATGCAACTAGAGAAACTAAAGA TGTTGGACTGCAGCCCCATCCTCTCCACCTTTCAAGTTATTCTACTGGAGCACATCATCATGTGTAGACTTGTCACAGGCCACAAGGCAACTGCATTGCAAGAG ATCTCGCAGGTGTGTCAGCTGTGCCAACAGTCCCCGAGGTTATTCACCAACCACGCTGCGCAGCTTCACACGCTATTA GGTCTGTACTGTATCTCAGTGAACTGTATGGATAATGCAGAGGCACAGTTCACCACAGCTTTGCGG CTCACCACACACCAGGAGCTGTGGACATACATTGTCACCAACCTAGCAAGTGTCTATATACGGGAAGGCAACCGACACCAGGAG CTGTACAGCCTCCTAGAGAGAATAAACCCAGACCATAACTTCCCAGTAAG CTCCCATTGCCTCCGTGCTGCAGCTTTCTACATCAGGGGACTGCTGTCCTTCTTTCAAGGACGCTACAACGAGGCCAA GCGCTTCTTAAGGGAAACCCTAAAGATGTCTAACGCTGAGGATCTGAACCGACTGACCGCCTGCTCCCTGGTTCTGCTGGGCCACATCTTCTACGTACTGGGCAACCACAGA GAAAGCAACAACATGGTTGTCCCTGCCATGCAGCTGGCCAGCAAGATCCCTGACATGTCTGTTCAGCTCTGGTCCTCGGCGCTGTTGAAAG ACTTGAACAAGGCCCTCGGGAACAACATGGATGCCCATGAAGCAGCGCAGATGCACCAGAACTTCtcccagcagctgctgcaggaccaCATCGCTGCCTGCAGCCTCCCCGAGCACAACCTCATCAGT tggACTGATGGCCCTCCTCCTGTCCAGATCCAAGCTCAGAACGGCCCGACCACCAGCCTCGCAAGCCTGCTATGA
- the gatad2ab gene encoding GATA zinc finger domain containing 2Ab isoform X3 has translation MVRAAMSEEKVRQTRSQKRALEKDHDAPEETLEDLDSKRVKLEKGDAAEAPLALDGSEPEGDQLKEQPAKVANSILKTGEVKATIKVEVPTGDEPVDMSTSKSDIKNERQPASPDDVIVLSDNEPSSPVMNGHCLPDTDKLMKSSPEERERIIKQLKEELRLQEAKLVLLKKLRQSQIQKESTVQKSSGSVATPPPLVRGSMTSSKGPLQATGRSSGTVIPPPLVRGGQHIPSKHNSQISMPPLVRGAQQIASLRQQQHQHSGSGPPPLLLAPRASVPNVQVQGQRIIQQGLIRVANVANSNVMVNIPQASPTSLKGSSGSPNSNINDSPASRQAAAKLALRKQLEKTLLEIPPPKPPAPEFNFLPSAANNEFIYLLGLEEVVQKLLEMHGRGNLGPAAAIASSIPKEPYTCAQCKTDFTSRWRKEKAGTILCDQCMSSNQKKALKAEHTSRLKAAFVKALQQEQEIEQRILQQAASSASKTTSSTSLSKNDVLVSQQYKQVRAAMQHRSVAGHHSIKQGHMSHGIQSMSARGMAHSFTSTSQLQSAMAAAALGSRAGKHAAARPMQHGGKVSAGSSNQGNVANWRKQTGGNTGVTMAYVNPSLSAHKTTSAVERQREYLLDMIPSRSISQAANTWK, from the exons AT GGTGAGAGCAGCCATGTCAGAGGAGAAGGTGCGTCAAACGCGCAGCCAAAAGCGGGCTCTGGAGAAGGACCATGATGCTCCTGAGGAGACCCTGGAGGACCTGGACAGTAAACGGGTAAAGCTGGAGAAAGGTGATGCAGCCGAAGCTCCCCTGGCCCTGGATGGATCTGAACCTGAGGGAGACCAGCTAAAGGAGCAGCCTGCTAAAGTAGCAAACAGCATCCTAAAAACCGGGGAAGTGAAGGCCACTATAAAGGTGGAGGTGCCGACTGGAGACGAGCCTGTTGACATGAGCACATCTAAAAG TGACATTAAGAATGAGCGTCAGCCGGCATCGCCTGATGATGTGATCGTGTTGTCCGACAACGAGCCATCCAGTCCTGTCATGAACGGCCACTGCTTACCTGACACGGATAAACTTATG AAGAGTTCTCCTGAGGAGAGGGAGCGCATCATCAAACAGCTGAAGGAGGAACTCAGACTCCAAGAGGCCAAGCTGGTGCTGCTGAAGAAACTACGACAGAGCCAGATTCAGAAAGAGAGCACCGTGCAAAAG TCGTCTGGCTCTGTAGCcacacctcctcctctggtGAGAGGTAGCATGACATCCAGCAAAGGACCCCTTCAG GCGACAGGTCGAAGCTCAGGCACGGTGATCCCTCCTCCTTTGGTGCGGGGTGGGCAACACATCCCGTCCAAACACAACTCTCAGATTTCCATGCCACCCCTGGTCAGAGGGGCCCAG CAGATAGCCAGTCTAcgtcagcagcagcatcagcacaGCGGCTCAGGCCCCCCCCCACTCTTGCTGGCTCCCAGGGCTTCTGTGCCAAATGTCCAGGTCCAGGGCCAGAGGATCATTCAGCAGGGACTCATTCGGGTGGCTAATGTGGCCAACAGTAATGTCATGGTCAACATCCCTCAG gCTTCTCCAACCAGCCTCAAAGGCTCTTCAGGGTCACCCAACTCTAACATCAATGACTCCCCAGCCAGCAGGCAGGCGGCTGCTAAGCTTGCTCTGCGTAAGCAGCTGGAGAAGACGCTGCTGGAGATCCCTCCGCCTAAACCTCCCGCACCTGAGTTCAACTTCCTGCCTTCAGCAGCCAATAATGAGTTTATCTACCTGTTGGGGCTGGAGGAGGTGGTGCAAAAACTTCTGGAGATGCATGGCAGGG GTAATCTGGGCCCAGCTGCTGCCATTGCCAGCTCCATTCCCAAAGAGCCATACACCTGCGCCCAGTGTAAGACAGACTTCACTTCCCGCTGGAGGAAGGAGAAGGCTGGGACCATCCTCTGTGACCAATGCATGTCGTCCAATCAGAAGAAGGCCCTGAAGGCTGAGCACACCAGTCGGCTGAAGGCGGCCTTCGTTAAGGCACTCCAACAGGAGCAGGAGATCGAGCAGCGTATCCTCCAGCAGGCGGCCTCCTCTGCCTCTAAAACCACCTCCTCTACTTCACTCTCCAAGAACGATGTGCTGGTGTCGCAGCAGTACAAGCAGGTCAGGGCCGCCATGCAGCACAGGTCTGTGGCTGGACACCACTCCATCAAGCAG GGTCACATGTCACACGGCATCCAGTCGATGAGTGCTCGTGGGATGGCCCACTCTTTCACTTCCACCTCTCAGCTGCAGAGTGCGATGGCGGCAGCAGCGCTGGGCAGCAGGGCGGGTAAGCACGCTGCCGCACGCCCCATGCAGCATGGGGGTAAGGTCAGCGCTGGGAGCAGTAACCAGGGCAACGTGGCTAATTGGAGGAAGCAGACTGGGGGCAACACAG GTGTGACTATGGCCTATGTGAACCCCAGCTTGTCTGCCCATAAGACCACCTCTGCTGTCGAGCGTCAGCGGGAGTACCTGCTGGACATGATTCCCTCCCGCTCTATCTCCCAAGCAGCCAACACATGGAAATAA
- the gatad2ab gene encoding GATA zinc finger domain containing 2Ab isoform X1 yields the protein MVRAAMSEEKVRQTRSQKRALEKDHDAPEETLEDLDSKRVKLEKGDAAEAPLALDGSEPEGDQLKEQPAKVANSILKTGEVKATIKVEVPTGDEPVDMSTSKSDIKNERQPASPDDVIVLSDNEPSSPVMNGHCLPDTDKLMKSSPEERERIIKQLKEELRLQEAKLVLLKKLRQSQIQKESTVQKSSGSVATPPPLVRGSMTSSKGPLQATGRSSGTVIPPPLVRGGQHIPSKHNSQISMPPLVRGAQHIAITPQQIASLRQQQHQHSGSGPPPLLLAPRASVPNVQVQGQRIIQQGLIRVANVANSNVMVNIPQASPTSLKGSSGSPNSNINDSPASRQAAAKLALRKQLEKTLLEIPPPKPPAPEFNFLPSAANNEFIYLLGLEEVVQKLLEMHGRGNLGPAAAIASSIPKEPYTCAQCKTDFTSRWRKEKAGTILCDQCMSSNQKKALKAEHTSRLKAAFVKALQQEQEIEQRILQQAASSASKTTSSTSLSKNDVLVSQQYKQVRAAMQHRSVAGHHSIKQGHMSHGIQSMSARGMAHSFTSTSQLQSAMAAAALGSRAGKHAAARPMQHGGKVSAGSSNQGNVANWRKQTGGNTGVTMAYVNPSLSAHKTTSAVERQREYLLDMIPSRSISQAANTWK from the exons AT GGTGAGAGCAGCCATGTCAGAGGAGAAGGTGCGTCAAACGCGCAGCCAAAAGCGGGCTCTGGAGAAGGACCATGATGCTCCTGAGGAGACCCTGGAGGACCTGGACAGTAAACGGGTAAAGCTGGAGAAAGGTGATGCAGCCGAAGCTCCCCTGGCCCTGGATGGATCTGAACCTGAGGGAGACCAGCTAAAGGAGCAGCCTGCTAAAGTAGCAAACAGCATCCTAAAAACCGGGGAAGTGAAGGCCACTATAAAGGTGGAGGTGCCGACTGGAGACGAGCCTGTTGACATGAGCACATCTAAAAG TGACATTAAGAATGAGCGTCAGCCGGCATCGCCTGATGATGTGATCGTGTTGTCCGACAACGAGCCATCCAGTCCTGTCATGAACGGCCACTGCTTACCTGACACGGATAAACTTATG AAGAGTTCTCCTGAGGAGAGGGAGCGCATCATCAAACAGCTGAAGGAGGAACTCAGACTCCAAGAGGCCAAGCTGGTGCTGCTGAAGAAACTACGACAGAGCCAGATTCAGAAAGAGAGCACCGTGCAAAAG TCGTCTGGCTCTGTAGCcacacctcctcctctggtGAGAGGTAGCATGACATCCAGCAAAGGACCCCTTCAG GCGACAGGTCGAAGCTCAGGCACGGTGATCCCTCCTCCTTTGGTGCGGGGTGGGCAACACATCCCGTCCAAACACAACTCTCAGATTTCCATGCCACCCCTGGTCAGAGGGGCCCAG CATATTGCGATTACTCCCCAGCAGATAGCCAGTCTAcgtcagcagcagcatcagcacaGCGGCTCAGGCCCCCCCCCACTCTTGCTGGCTCCCAGGGCTTCTGTGCCAAATGTCCAGGTCCAGGGCCAGAGGATCATTCAGCAGGGACTCATTCGGGTGGCTAATGTGGCCAACAGTAATGTCATGGTCAACATCCCTCAG gCTTCTCCAACCAGCCTCAAAGGCTCTTCAGGGTCACCCAACTCTAACATCAATGACTCCCCAGCCAGCAGGCAGGCGGCTGCTAAGCTTGCTCTGCGTAAGCAGCTGGAGAAGACGCTGCTGGAGATCCCTCCGCCTAAACCTCCCGCACCTGAGTTCAACTTCCTGCCTTCAGCAGCCAATAATGAGTTTATCTACCTGTTGGGGCTGGAGGAGGTGGTGCAAAAACTTCTGGAGATGCATGGCAGGG GTAATCTGGGCCCAGCTGCTGCCATTGCCAGCTCCATTCCCAAAGAGCCATACACCTGCGCCCAGTGTAAGACAGACTTCACTTCCCGCTGGAGGAAGGAGAAGGCTGGGACCATCCTCTGTGACCAATGCATGTCGTCCAATCAGAAGAAGGCCCTGAAGGCTGAGCACACCAGTCGGCTGAAGGCGGCCTTCGTTAAGGCACTCCAACAGGAGCAGGAGATCGAGCAGCGTATCCTCCAGCAGGCGGCCTCCTCTGCCTCTAAAACCACCTCCTCTACTTCACTCTCCAAGAACGATGTGCTGGTGTCGCAGCAGTACAAGCAGGTCAGGGCCGCCATGCAGCACAGGTCTGTGGCTGGACACCACTCCATCAAGCAG GGTCACATGTCACACGGCATCCAGTCGATGAGTGCTCGTGGGATGGCCCACTCTTTCACTTCCACCTCTCAGCTGCAGAGTGCGATGGCGGCAGCAGCGCTGGGCAGCAGGGCGGGTAAGCACGCTGCCGCACGCCCCATGCAGCATGGGGGTAAGGTCAGCGCTGGGAGCAGTAACCAGGGCAACGTGGCTAATTGGAGGAAGCAGACTGGGGGCAACACAG GTGTGACTATGGCCTATGTGAACCCCAGCTTGTCTGCCCATAAGACCACCTCTGCTGTCGAGCGTCAGCGGGAGTACCTGCTGGACATGATTCCCTCCCGCTCTATCTCCCAAGCAGCCAACACATGGAAATAA
- the gatad2ab gene encoding GATA zinc finger domain containing 2Ab isoform X4, producing the protein MVRAAMSEEKVRQTRSQKRALEKDHDAPEETLEDLDSKRVKLEKGDAAEAPLALDGSEPEGDQLKEQPAKVANSILKTGEVKATIKVEVPTGDEPVDMSTSKSDIKNERQPASPDDVIVLSDNEPSSPVMNGHCLPDTDKLMKSSPEERERIIKQLKEELRLQEAKLVLLKKLRQSQIQKESTVQKSSGSVATPPPLVRGSMTSSKGPLQATGRSSGTVIPPPLVRGGQHIPSKHNSQISMPPLVRGAQIASLRQQQHQHSGSGPPPLLLAPRASVPNVQVQGQRIIQQGLIRVANVANSNVMVNIPQASPTSLKGSSGSPNSNINDSPASRQAAAKLALRKQLEKTLLEIPPPKPPAPEFNFLPSAANNEFIYLLGLEEVVQKLLEMHGRGNLGPAAAIASSIPKEPYTCAQCKTDFTSRWRKEKAGTILCDQCMSSNQKKALKAEHTSRLKAAFVKALQQEQEIEQRILQQAASSASKTTSSTSLSKNDVLVSQQYKQVRAAMQHRSVAGHHSIKQGHMSHGIQSMSARGMAHSFTSTSQLQSAMAAAALGSRAGKHAAARPMQHGGKVSAGSSNQGNVANWRKQTGGNTGVTMAYVNPSLSAHKTTSAVERQREYLLDMIPSRSISQAANTWK; encoded by the exons AT GGTGAGAGCAGCCATGTCAGAGGAGAAGGTGCGTCAAACGCGCAGCCAAAAGCGGGCTCTGGAGAAGGACCATGATGCTCCTGAGGAGACCCTGGAGGACCTGGACAGTAAACGGGTAAAGCTGGAGAAAGGTGATGCAGCCGAAGCTCCCCTGGCCCTGGATGGATCTGAACCTGAGGGAGACCAGCTAAAGGAGCAGCCTGCTAAAGTAGCAAACAGCATCCTAAAAACCGGGGAAGTGAAGGCCACTATAAAGGTGGAGGTGCCGACTGGAGACGAGCCTGTTGACATGAGCACATCTAAAAG TGACATTAAGAATGAGCGTCAGCCGGCATCGCCTGATGATGTGATCGTGTTGTCCGACAACGAGCCATCCAGTCCTGTCATGAACGGCCACTGCTTACCTGACACGGATAAACTTATG AAGAGTTCTCCTGAGGAGAGGGAGCGCATCATCAAACAGCTGAAGGAGGAACTCAGACTCCAAGAGGCCAAGCTGGTGCTGCTGAAGAAACTACGACAGAGCCAGATTCAGAAAGAGAGCACCGTGCAAAAG TCGTCTGGCTCTGTAGCcacacctcctcctctggtGAGAGGTAGCATGACATCCAGCAAAGGACCCCTTCAG GCGACAGGTCGAAGCTCAGGCACGGTGATCCCTCCTCCTTTGGTGCGGGGTGGGCAACACATCCCGTCCAAACACAACTCTCAGATTTCCATGCCACCCCTGGTCAGAGGGGCCCAG ATAGCCAGTCTAcgtcagcagcagcatcagcacaGCGGCTCAGGCCCCCCCCCACTCTTGCTGGCTCCCAGGGCTTCTGTGCCAAATGTCCAGGTCCAGGGCCAGAGGATCATTCAGCAGGGACTCATTCGGGTGGCTAATGTGGCCAACAGTAATGTCATGGTCAACATCCCTCAG gCTTCTCCAACCAGCCTCAAAGGCTCTTCAGGGTCACCCAACTCTAACATCAATGACTCCCCAGCCAGCAGGCAGGCGGCTGCTAAGCTTGCTCTGCGTAAGCAGCTGGAGAAGACGCTGCTGGAGATCCCTCCGCCTAAACCTCCCGCACCTGAGTTCAACTTCCTGCCTTCAGCAGCCAATAATGAGTTTATCTACCTGTTGGGGCTGGAGGAGGTGGTGCAAAAACTTCTGGAGATGCATGGCAGGG GTAATCTGGGCCCAGCTGCTGCCATTGCCAGCTCCATTCCCAAAGAGCCATACACCTGCGCCCAGTGTAAGACAGACTTCACTTCCCGCTGGAGGAAGGAGAAGGCTGGGACCATCCTCTGTGACCAATGCATGTCGTCCAATCAGAAGAAGGCCCTGAAGGCTGAGCACACCAGTCGGCTGAAGGCGGCCTTCGTTAAGGCACTCCAACAGGAGCAGGAGATCGAGCAGCGTATCCTCCAGCAGGCGGCCTCCTCTGCCTCTAAAACCACCTCCTCTACTTCACTCTCCAAGAACGATGTGCTGGTGTCGCAGCAGTACAAGCAGGTCAGGGCCGCCATGCAGCACAGGTCTGTGGCTGGACACCACTCCATCAAGCAG GGTCACATGTCACACGGCATCCAGTCGATGAGTGCTCGTGGGATGGCCCACTCTTTCACTTCCACCTCTCAGCTGCAGAGTGCGATGGCGGCAGCAGCGCTGGGCAGCAGGGCGGGTAAGCACGCTGCCGCACGCCCCATGCAGCATGGGGGTAAGGTCAGCGCTGGGAGCAGTAACCAGGGCAACGTGGCTAATTGGAGGAAGCAGACTGGGGGCAACACAG GTGTGACTATGGCCTATGTGAACCCCAGCTTGTCTGCCCATAAGACCACCTCTGCTGTCGAGCGTCAGCGGGAGTACCTGCTGGACATGATTCCCTCCCGCTCTATCTCCCAAGCAGCCAACACATGGAAATAA
- the gatad2ab gene encoding GATA zinc finger domain containing 2Ab isoform X2: MSEEKVRQTRSQKRALEKDHDAPEETLEDLDSKRVKLEKGDAAEAPLALDGSEPEGDQLKEQPAKVANSILKTGEVKATIKVEVPTGDEPVDMSTSKSDIKNERQPASPDDVIVLSDNEPSSPVMNGHCLPDTDKLMKSSPEERERIIKQLKEELRLQEAKLVLLKKLRQSQIQKESTVQKSSGSVATPPPLVRGSMTSSKGPLQATGRSSGTVIPPPLVRGGQHIPSKHNSQISMPPLVRGAQHIAITPQQIASLRQQQHQHSGSGPPPLLLAPRASVPNVQVQGQRIIQQGLIRVANVANSNVMVNIPQASPTSLKGSSGSPNSNINDSPASRQAAAKLALRKQLEKTLLEIPPPKPPAPEFNFLPSAANNEFIYLLGLEEVVQKLLEMHGRGNLGPAAAIASSIPKEPYTCAQCKTDFTSRWRKEKAGTILCDQCMSSNQKKALKAEHTSRLKAAFVKALQQEQEIEQRILQQAASSASKTTSSTSLSKNDVLVSQQYKQVRAAMQHRSVAGHHSIKQGHMSHGIQSMSARGMAHSFTSTSQLQSAMAAAALGSRAGKHAAARPMQHGGKVSAGSSNQGNVANWRKQTGGNTGVTMAYVNPSLSAHKTTSAVERQREYLLDMIPSRSISQAANTWK, translated from the exons ATGTCAGAGGAGAAGGTGCGTCAAACGCGCAGCCAAAAGCGGGCTCTGGAGAAGGACCATGATGCTCCTGAGGAGACCCTGGAGGACCTGGACAGTAAACGGGTAAAGCTGGAGAAAGGTGATGCAGCCGAAGCTCCCCTGGCCCTGGATGGATCTGAACCTGAGGGAGACCAGCTAAAGGAGCAGCCTGCTAAAGTAGCAAACAGCATCCTAAAAACCGGGGAAGTGAAGGCCACTATAAAGGTGGAGGTGCCGACTGGAGACGAGCCTGTTGACATGAGCACATCTAAAAG TGACATTAAGAATGAGCGTCAGCCGGCATCGCCTGATGATGTGATCGTGTTGTCCGACAACGAGCCATCCAGTCCTGTCATGAACGGCCACTGCTTACCTGACACGGATAAACTTATG AAGAGTTCTCCTGAGGAGAGGGAGCGCATCATCAAACAGCTGAAGGAGGAACTCAGACTCCAAGAGGCCAAGCTGGTGCTGCTGAAGAAACTACGACAGAGCCAGATTCAGAAAGAGAGCACCGTGCAAAAG TCGTCTGGCTCTGTAGCcacacctcctcctctggtGAGAGGTAGCATGACATCCAGCAAAGGACCCCTTCAG GCGACAGGTCGAAGCTCAGGCACGGTGATCCCTCCTCCTTTGGTGCGGGGTGGGCAACACATCCCGTCCAAACACAACTCTCAGATTTCCATGCCACCCCTGGTCAGAGGGGCCCAG CATATTGCGATTACTCCCCAGCAGATAGCCAGTCTAcgtcagcagcagcatcagcacaGCGGCTCAGGCCCCCCCCCACTCTTGCTGGCTCCCAGGGCTTCTGTGCCAAATGTCCAGGTCCAGGGCCAGAGGATCATTCAGCAGGGACTCATTCGGGTGGCTAATGTGGCCAACAGTAATGTCATGGTCAACATCCCTCAG gCTTCTCCAACCAGCCTCAAAGGCTCTTCAGGGTCACCCAACTCTAACATCAATGACTCCCCAGCCAGCAGGCAGGCGGCTGCTAAGCTTGCTCTGCGTAAGCAGCTGGAGAAGACGCTGCTGGAGATCCCTCCGCCTAAACCTCCCGCACCTGAGTTCAACTTCCTGCCTTCAGCAGCCAATAATGAGTTTATCTACCTGTTGGGGCTGGAGGAGGTGGTGCAAAAACTTCTGGAGATGCATGGCAGGG GTAATCTGGGCCCAGCTGCTGCCATTGCCAGCTCCATTCCCAAAGAGCCATACACCTGCGCCCAGTGTAAGACAGACTTCACTTCCCGCTGGAGGAAGGAGAAGGCTGGGACCATCCTCTGTGACCAATGCATGTCGTCCAATCAGAAGAAGGCCCTGAAGGCTGAGCACACCAGTCGGCTGAAGGCGGCCTTCGTTAAGGCACTCCAACAGGAGCAGGAGATCGAGCAGCGTATCCTCCAGCAGGCGGCCTCCTCTGCCTCTAAAACCACCTCCTCTACTTCACTCTCCAAGAACGATGTGCTGGTGTCGCAGCAGTACAAGCAGGTCAGGGCCGCCATGCAGCACAGGTCTGTGGCTGGACACCACTCCATCAAGCAG GGTCACATGTCACACGGCATCCAGTCGATGAGTGCTCGTGGGATGGCCCACTCTTTCACTTCCACCTCTCAGCTGCAGAGTGCGATGGCGGCAGCAGCGCTGGGCAGCAGGGCGGGTAAGCACGCTGCCGCACGCCCCATGCAGCATGGGGGTAAGGTCAGCGCTGGGAGCAGTAACCAGGGCAACGTGGCTAATTGGAGGAAGCAGACTGGGGGCAACACAG GTGTGACTATGGCCTATGTGAACCCCAGCTTGTCTGCCCATAAGACCACCTCTGCTGTCGAGCGTCAGCGGGAGTACCTGCTGGACATGATTCCCTCCCGCTCTATCTCCCAAGCAGCCAACACATGGAAATAA